From the genome of Nicotiana sylvestris chromosome 1, ASM39365v2, whole genome shotgun sequence:
GATGTAGTGATGCAAGGAAGAGATTAAGATGATGAAATGAATTTTAGAAACTTGATTGGATGAGGGTATTGTGCTTTTGCCTTTTGTGAACATGCAGAGTGTGTAAAGTCTGAACATGAGCATGAAGCCCTCTATTTATACTTGATGCACAGGGTAACGGATATAGAGATGAGTGCGGTCTGCACAATTtcatgtgcggccgcactcctatACTTGTTACCAAAACACCTTAGATCATTCTGTGGTCCACACAATAGTGAATGCGGTTGCAGAATTTGTGTGAACCACACAATTTCATGTGTGGCTGCAGATTGGCCTTTTTTCTGTAAGACCAACTTCAGAGAAGTTGCATTTTTGGGTCTCCAATTGTGCAGCCACACAACAAATTATGAGACCGCAGATTGCTTTCTGCTGTGGCATTCAagattgtgcggtccgcacaataaATGTGTGGTCTGCACCTTTTCAACACTTAGCCATTTTTCTGGGCACAGTCACTACAAAGCACACTCATTCCTGCATACACTTCAAAACCAGTTAGTATAAAACAAAACttatctaaagaagaagaaaaagataaagaaaaagaaacatggtTGGCCTCCCAAGAAGAGCTTGATTTACGTCACGATACGACGCAGAATACCAATCACTTGAAATGAAGAATCGCCACGATGTGGCCATCATCAACTTTTCCAAGATAGGGCTTCACtggtgcccattgactctaaaaacttcatcattcttatttttcaagtCCAATTCACCAAATCGTGTCACACCAACAACCTCAAacgggccactccattttgacttcaaCTTTCCTAGAAACAtccataaccgagaattgaacaataacacaagatcaccttctttaaAATACTTGTTTCggatgtacttgtcatggaggtacttcatcttctccttgtatGAGCAGCAACTTGTATATGCATGGTACCATAATTCATCTAGCTCATTCAATTGTGTCACTCTTAAGTTGGCGGCGACATCCCATTCAAAGTTCAACTTCTTCAAATCCCACATATCCTTATGCTCaagttccaccggaagatgacaagctttcccgaacaccaaccggtatggagaTATCCCAATCGGTGATTTGTAAGCCGTCCTATAAGCCTATAAAGCACcatcaagttttcttgaccaatccGTCCGGTTGGCATTCACTGTCTTTGACAAAAATCTTTATCTCCCATTGGAGAcatccacttgaccacttgcttgagggtgATAGGGGGTCGAGactttgtgagtgacaccatacttggtgagtaagaTATCAAAAGCCTTATTGCAAAAATGTGAACCCCCATCACTTAAGATAGCCCTtggagtaccaaatcttgtaaagatattttttttctaaaatgcCACCACACTCCTCGCTTCATTGTTGAGAAAAGCAAAGGTCTCAACCCATTTAGGTACATAATCAACCGCGACTAGAATGTAGGTATTTCCACAAGATCTCACAAACAGACCCGTGAAATCAATACCTCACATATCGAAAGTATCTATCTCCAAAATCATGGTGAGAGGCATTTAGTTTTTCTTCGAGATTCCACCGGCGCTTTAGCATTCATCACAATGCTTGACAAGCTCACTAGCATCCTTGTAgagagtaggccaatagaatccacaactcaaTACTTTTGCCACCATTCTATCCCTACCATGGTGACTTCCATATAGTGAATCGTGGAAAGCCTCAAGAATTCCCACTTGTTCCTCCTCCGACACACATCTTCAAATCACACCATCGGTATAAATTCGAAAGAGGTACGATTCTTCCCAATAATAGTCAAGGCAATCCCGTTTTAgcttctttcttttgtttgaaGAAAAGTCATTCGGTAAAATGCCTCTCACAAGATAATTTGCTAAATTGGAAAACCATGGAATCTCGATAATTGAAATGGCTAGAAGCTGCTCGTCGGGGAAGGAAttattgatctcaaggccatcaggtggcctcccctcctcctccaatcgagacaagtggtccgccacttgattttcactacctttGTGGTCTTGGATTTCTGGATCGAACTCTTGCAATAAAAGCACCCACTGCATTAACCTCGCCTTTGAATCCTTCTTGCTTATTATGTACCGAAACGCCGCATGATCGGTGTGGACAATCACCTTTGTACCCATCAAGTATGGGtggaacttttccatagcaaagatAATAGCAATGAGCTCTTTTTTGGTCACTGTGTAATTGACTTGGGCATcgttcatggtcttactagcatagtagatcgGATGAAAGATTTTGTTGATACGTCACCCCAAAATTGCTCCAACAGCCACATCACTTCCGTttcacatgagctcaaaaggtaagctccaatcgGGTGCGATGATAATAGGAGCTCAAAAGTTGTCAATTTTAACTTGAGTAATTCAAATGCCTTCATGCGATCTCCATTGAAATGGAATTTGGCATCATTATCCAAAAGCTTACACAAGTGATTCACCACTTTGGAAAAATGCTTGATGAAATGGCGATAGAACCACGCATGACCAAAGAAACTCCTCACTCCTTTCACGTACGTAGgggtggaagtttagaaatcactTCTATTTTGGCCTTGTCGACCTCAATGCCattctttgaaattttatggccgaggacaatgccttcctcaaccatgaaatgacgCTACTCCAATTCAATACCAAGTTCGTCTCTTCACACCTTGACAAGACCTTGTCCAAGTTTGCTAGACAATCATCAAAGGAATCTCCGACTACcaaaaagtcatccatgaagagttcaagaatatcctccaccatgtccgtaAAGATTTCCCTCAtgcacctttgaaaagtcgtcgGTGCATTgcataacccaaatggcatccttgAGAATGAGAAAGTACAATAAAGACATGTGAAAGTAGCTTTCTCTTGATCCTTCGGAGCAATAAGAATTTTATTGTAGCCGGAGTACCCATCGAGGAAACAACAGAAAGCACGGCCAGCTAACCTATCAAACATTTGATCAAGGAAGGGAAGTGGAAAATGATCTTTCCTTATGACTTTGTTAATCTtgcgatagtccatacacactctccacccggtcatcgttcttgtaggaatcaactcgttcttgtcattggtaaccacagtcgtgcaccctttctttgggacacattgcagCAGAGAAATCCACAAACTATCGGAAATGGGTAAACAACtctggcatccaaccacttgattacCTCCTTCttgaccacctcttgcattgctTCATTTAGCCTCCTCTGATGTTCAATGGAGGGTTTAGCACCCTCCTctaaaataatcttgtgcatgcaaaaggcagtGTTTATGCCCCGAATATCCACCAATGTTTATCCTATAGATCTCTTCCTCCTTTGTAGCACCTCCAATGTGGAATATACATGTATGTTAGTCaaaaaagaggaaagaataaTCGATAAAGTATAACAAGGGCCAAATAATTCATATCTGAGATGCggaggcaatggctttaactccaaagTGGGAGGCTCCTAGATTAAGGGATTTGTTGGAGGAGTCTTTCGGTTTTCAAGATCCTAGGATAAATTGCGGGGTtcataagtgtacgaccccaTGCCTTGCAATGCATTCACACATTCCACATAACCTTCTTTCTCCTCATCGTCATCAAGGTTGAGCAAAACGGTCTCCAAATTATCATCAACATTCACCATAGCACTTGTTTCATAAATAATCACATCGGTCACCAAATCCACAAACGAACAAACTTCATTGGTATttggttgcctcatagatttgcatACATGGAAAACCACCTTTTCATGACCCATCCGAAAAATGAGCTCACCGGCTTCCACATCAACAAGAGCCTTcaccgtagcaaggaaaggtctacccaaaataattggcacctcatagtccacttcacaatcaagaatcacaaagtcTGCCGTGAagatgaatttatcaacacgaaccaaCATATAATCAATTATACCCAACGGTCTCTTCATTTTAcgatccgccatttgcaacctcatagatgtgggtcttggttggccaatccccaaagttttgaaaaacgagtagggcatcaagttgatacttgccccaagatcacaTAAAGCTTTGGCAAAGTCAGCACTCTCAATGGTACAAGGGATAGTGAAAGCGTCGGGATCTTCCAATTTAGGAACCATTGAGggcacaattgcactcacttggtgagttatatttatagtttcacaattcatcgacctcttctttgtcaccaagtacttcatgaactttgcataaccCGTCATTTGCTTCAAAGCCTCAACCAATGGAATGTTGATAGatagctcttcatcatgtcaatgaactttttgaattggttctcGCCCTTTTGCttggcaagcctttgagggtatggaggaggaggccttggcattggTGCCTTGGGCTTTGGCACTACCGGTTTCGGTATGTCAACAATGTGTTCCCTAGACGTATTCACTTCCTCACGAGTCTCCTCCACATTGTCATCAATTCTCACATcattattttcttgaacttcatTTTCTAAGATCTTATCTAGTTGTACCATTTGCTCAGCATCCACAAGTTTCTGTTGACTTGAGGTGGATGCTTCCCCACCTTTTCCACTTCTTATAGTAATGGCCATGGCATGTCCCGTTGTTCCCACCTTTTGGTTTCACCACCGTATCAATTGGTAGTGCCCCTTAGAACGAGTTTTCAAATCTTGCAAGATTTTCCCCAATTGAACTTCCAAATTACGAATTGAAGTGTTTTGAGAGGCTAATTGAGCATTGGAGTCGGCATTCGTCTCTATCATTTGTTTAAACATGTTCTCTTTTCAGCCCATCTCATTGTTGGAGGAACTCGGACCTTGGGAAGGATAGGGAGGTGGGTTGCTCGGGTGCCTTTGAAAATATAAcccctgattgttgttgttgttccaccctccttggttgTTGCCTCCCCAATAGCCTTTATTATTGCCACTCCAATTGCCTTAGTTATTTTGatcattccaatttccttgattgctttgattgttccaattcccttggttgtttCGATTGTTCCAACTACCTTGATTGTTTGAATTCcaatttccatgattttcttgTGGTCACCACTGTTGTTGCTTCAGgccttgattgttgtttctttgcctttggaagttgttcacatattgtacTTCCTCTTCTTGTTCATTGTATTGTTCATCTTGATCAAATCCACTATCATCTTGCACATAATTTTCAACATGGTTTTGCACTTGAGGACCCTTTTGCGTTCTCTTGTTTACCATCATACTAACTccctccattgcattgacttgcttaggattttgcacttgttgaagttgagctTTGGCTAGTTGATACATTGTGGTGGTCAACTCGGCATTTCTTGACCATGATCACGTAATTTTTAGTGcaagtgaatcacattgggatcaccttgaggaacgtttgctctactttgccatgctgATGAAGTGTCCGCCATTACATCAAGAATCTCACAAGCTTCTACATACGGCATTGTCATGAAATTTCTACCGGCAAGTTAGTTGACCACATATTGATTTGTAGCATTGATCCCCCtatagaaagtttgttgaatcatagcctcctCCATGTCATtgttagggcactctttcaccatagtATGGtacctctcccatatctcatgcaaagtcTCATTGGGTTCTTATTTGAAAGCTAAAATCTCATCCCTAAGAGTTGCCATATGCCCGGGAGAAAAGAACGTGGAAATGAATTTCTCgtccaattcatcccatgtatggataAAATAATTTGGCAACCTCTCTAACCAATCCAAGGCTTTCCCCTGTAGAGAGAAAGTGAATAGCCTCAACTGTAAATCATCCTCAGAGACATTTGTTTGTTAACTCCCCCAGCAAGTGTCAACAAACCCTTTCAAGTGCTTGTACGCattttgatttggagccccggtGAAGATTCCCCTCTGTTCTAACAACTtaagcataacatttgtgatttgaaaattTCCCGCCCTAATGCGGGGCGGGACTATGGCACTTGCATATCCTTCATTCGGCAACACCCAGTGTACCGCTGCTCTTGGAGGAGGTAGGGTGGAATGGGGATGTTGTCTTGAGGCGGCCATCCTcgtctatttgcttgaggttcaaaAGGAACCTCATCAACGTTGTCATCATCCCCGTCATCCCCTAATGGcacgtttccaagaggatcattattGTTGAAAGCCATTGTATCACCTACAATTGTTTCATAAAATATTAATAACCCGGACGGAAAGGAAGACAAAtcacacacaaaaccaaatatatatCTAAAGTCATTTTTAGCTCCCCGTCAACGGCGCCAAAAATCGGTGTCACCCAAGTTCACACCTCAAATTGGGGTTGTGAAGTGGTCGATGCAATTATAATTACCCAACTAGGAGTTCGGATCGAATCTACAAGGAGCGTAGATGGGATTAGGTATATACTCAGACTAAGAGTATAATGTGTCCAAAATGCACTTCCACATACTTTGTTGTTTTTGTCTACTTCTAAATTTAGATATTGTTTGCAAATATAAAACCATAGAATGATATTTTTCGCATTGTTTTTCAAGTTTGTCAAAATCTAGGGTTGTAACTtccacctaggtgtttgcctaacggGTTGTGGGCTTTAGAGTGGGTTTCGTTGGTCAGGGTGCAATATAGCAATCAACATGCAATTATCCACTCAATACCTCTTGGTAATAgagtggttttgcccaatttAGCTTTCTCAAATCCAAATGGGTAATTTAGAAAACAGTTGATAGATGCTAaagtcgggttttactatctctaaATTCaatcctttaattgggactatcaatttcttgaattcATCTCAACTTCTTGTTAGTCAAGTTTTCCTAGACTcggtctctctttctcaagtggagactaagtcaaataggcttgATTCAATGTTTGCAACTATTAATTCGACAATTAAAGCAAGAACTAAGCTAAATGTTACACAGCCAACCATAAATAAGCCCTAGATCAAACACCCAATAGGTACCCACATTAGGGTTAGGTCATaaccctagctagaaatttagctactcatagatgaaaatgaagaaattaaagaagaaatgataattaaactcatattgcAAGATTAAACGATAAAAATCTAATGTTTTATCACTAAAGTAAGCTAAAGTTACTAAAACCAGTAAATAAAAATGGCTACATATGTTTGgatattcaaaacttgacctaaattCGTCAAAAAAGACTACTTATACACAGCTGGAAATTTCGGACAAATATGCCCTTTTGAAGGTTCTGTGGTCGCAAAATTCtgtgtgtggtccgcacttcttCATTAGTCTTGGTAGGATCTTGgtatgcgaccgcataattctAGATTGTGGCTGCATGTTGCTTGTTCTACGgtccgcacaataattgtgcggtccgcatatcttTGAAGCTCGAACTGAAACTTCTCAGAATTTTGCATATTGCATGACTTCTATGgccgcacaataattgtctggtctGCATATTGCTCTTGGACACTATTGGATTTCCTTTGCATTCTGTAGCTGCAGAAGGAATTCTGCGGGCCGCACATTTAGCCTTTTACCTGCTTTTTGTCCTTGAGTTcattttactcctttttgagttggatttcatcttttTGGCTCATTTCCCAATGCTCCTGTATTTAAGcacatttcatcaattttcaggAATATAGTTAATTACTTTCGGACTAGAACGAAAGTAAAAAggtgctaataagtagtcaaaatccctacttatcagacTCTTATTGATTAGGTGAGAAACTGTCTGAACTACTTCActccagaatgacttaggcagtttagcaattctaagcatgcttctcaccttctcaacAATAGTGCAGTTCATTCTCTCAGCTACACCATTGTGTTGTGGgattccaggaactgtctttttaTGTCTGATCCCATGGCTCAAAcagtactcttcaaattcccttgaagtgtactggcctccattgtcacttcggagacacTTTAGCTTTTGGCCTGTCTCCCTTTCCACCATAGCATGAAACTTCtagaaaacttgaaacacctaaTCTTTGGTTTttaaaatataaacccataattttcgtgaagcatcatcaataaaagtagcaaaatatttgttaccacccattgattcaatttccattggatCATAAATATTAGAATATACCAATCAAGCATATTTAATTTTCCTTCAAACGATGTCCAAAATAAGACTCTAtgttgcttaccaaataaacagtagtcacaaggttttagtCAAAAAGAGATGAGTGATTTCCTgacaagaatctgcaatcccttctcgcttaCATGGCctattcttttgtgccacaaatatgcaaaaatctcatcttgtgccgtgtataattcaccttggcatatttctacATTTGTCCTGCACAACGTGCCACGAgtaactccctttgcaatcactaATGATCCTTTGGTGAGtttccacttttgatttgcaaaatagttATCATATCCATCTCgttctaaagcaattcccgagatcaagttcatccacAAATCAGGTACATGTCGCACGTCCTTTAGAACTAATGTGCATCCAACATTTCTcctgatacaaatgtcaccaatcccagCAATATTTGAGTAACTTTTGTTACCCATTCTTACAATGCTGAagtcacctgctacatatctgcaaaaaagatctcttattGGTGTAGCATGGTAAAATGTTGtatcaaccacccattccgactctggacctgacaagTGAATGCATTcatcttcctcatttataaagaggacaatattatcattattttgcaccatggagGTTATGTTGTCATCATTCTTATGGCCACTACTTTCACATTTGCCATTCCTTGTACTCTGTCATCGGGCTGGAGGTTGGTCCATCGGGCTCGAACTCAACCTATCCTGAACTCGGGCTTGAAGCGACTCTTCGAGCACGTGAAATCGGACATACTTGATTTTGAtcatatatagatagtccccgcgtgTCTTAGAGTAAGACGATAAGAAATGATTTGATCCCCGATCCTCCAATGCCTCGATCATGATGTCAAACGCGTGATGTCAACGACTGAAGTGATTGAAAGGTCGTGTCTGCATAGTTCCCAAGGCTATTAATTGAAGGCAGCTGATGGTTGGATATTGGCTTTCCCAAACTGTTAAAGCGGCCACTATAAATAAGTCAATTTTACATATTTTACAATCTTTACTCCTTAAAAGTTTCTCAAAACCTCACTAGTTGTTTCATCTTCCCTGAGTTCATTCTTTCTTCAACTCGTTCTTGCTGCAACATCAACTTCTTCTCTTTATTTGAATTTATCAACAGTAATGGCCAAAACATCTAAAACCATTCTTAAGAAAGAAAAAGCTCATCGTCATCACATCCTACCGGTGGTAGAACGATAGTGCCACCTCGTATCTAGGAGTGCATTCCTGGGCCATGCGAGCTATATTCTATTCCAAAGTCGATAAGCTTGCGTCGGTTCCAGGTTGATGTGAGCCCATGTCTAGATATATCTGCTTGATAACCGAAGATGACCTTGAGCAGATGAAAAAGGATTGTAACTATGGGGATAAGGATGTCGTGATTCCTTCCCCCGAAGAGGACATCACCACTCATGTGGAAGGGTACTTAAGCGTGTACACTTATTCTTTCATACTAAGTCCCGTAGATCCAGCACTAGGTCTCGTAGACCCAGTCATTTTCGATTTCTATCACCAATATCGGGTGATGCTTGCCCAGATCTACCCTTCTTTGTGGCGTATCGTCAATTTGATCAGGTATTTCTCAGGCCAAGTTGAGGGGATGCCTTTTACCCTCGACCACCTAATCAGGCTATACAACCCTCACCTTTATCGAGGCGATCTGATAAAGCTCCAGCATCTATCCTCGAAATCGCCCATCTCCAGCATCGATGAAAAAAAGGACCGAGGATGGAAGAGTCGATTTGTCTGAATCAAGACTTCCAATTTAATTCCTGCTGAAAGGATGCCATTTAccgaggaatggaacatgaaacgtaatTACAAACTTATCGATGATGATTACTGTtctttctttattcttcctcAATCTAATTCCATTTTGATGATGCAGTTGCCGCTTGGTTTCTTGGTGCAATTTCGGACCTCACAGGTTGGGTTCGACAACTGGCTTCCACTTCTTCACATGCAGAACGTAGTTGGTGTGATCTGGCCAAGGATCGGTAGGAAGTTAAAAACCATGGTAAGCTACCTAACTCACCATGGTTACTTTCCCCTTACACAGGCCTCAGAGACACTGTTGGTATGAGGCCGCCCCCTCCCAGTGAGGAGAAAATCCCAAAGCCAACcaaggagaagaaaaggaaaagggcaTCGCCATCAAGTTCCCCAAAGCCCCAGAAAACTAAGGCTAGAAAGCCTAGGGCCGATCTCGTGGCTGTCACACCCTAACCTCGGGAGGTgcaaccggcgctcaatcgagtgaacccaactgagcaagccttttgGACACCTTCTACCTAAATCACTATGATCAAGAAACCATGTTTTCATTTAATTAGACAGTAGTAAAGATCGTACATATAACATTGCTAGTTCATTTTATATAAAAACCCTTAAACCAtagttaagtttccaaaaatATCATATAGTTACAGTTTAGAAGAacaagagtttagaattacaacatagtctagTAACCCATCTAACGCCTGCACATAGCCACAAAGATGTttacggagcctctaaagatacaaaagaTAGTTATGATAATTCCTgaaacaaggccccgactatacctcaaaaatTAGTAATTTATAACAAAAGATTATACTGCATAACCCCTAGAAGAAAAGGGGCTTACCAAGATTGCTGAGAGAAGAATGCTCCACTACCTGTGATCGTCACTGTCTGTtgtggaaccacctacatccattcaaagatgtagcgccttcggcaaaagggacgttagtaccatggaatagtactagtatgtataactaaataaCTACCCATGAAAGAACAATCATACAAGAATAAAAGAATTAATAAGGACTAAcaaaaagctttaaacaatcacaacatcatcaaataaaagggatcatatagctttcacataatttctatagctttaggttgggacatttcatactgttgcatcatcattcacaataccaccgctttcttgcgcggagtccgatcacggcccgatcggctaagttgtctcatttgagacatatacctcaatcacaatttcattctcactttctagtttcaatatcaacacaataccaccatgtgtgtagcatggcgtccgatcatggcccgattggctaagccgtcttaccaagatgtttcccttttccatcaatcatctcacttcaattGTTTTACATATATCAGatcatcggcacttggggccacaattatcacatcatacttggcactaggctaCATTGCATAACTCAtatttcacatcatttccactttcaacATTGACCTTGCCATTTAAGATAATGGGCACCACGAGAGCAATTCAGGTTGTAGGCATAGAGAGGATTTCAAATAGGtcggcataataatcacaatttaagcTTGGCTTGAAatctaggcattttagcacatagttcacattcttcacacatcctcaacttaccaagaatagcatattgaacacattgagacacacctttcacatatattcttgcaacaccaattcatttgaaataacaagtactacatcaatcaaatttcggacttacaacATTTGCATGCACACCAAGGGAGCTCAGTTTCTAAGAAGATGggattttagccatacatacctcaatagagctttccttaaattcttacaataattttggaactcctagcaacttcgatctattttatgagaattgcaagttgaaccaagaattagagggaTAATCAAGATTCTAGATTATTTGGGCACATTaccaagcactaagtgtgcattgtGATTTTAGGACCTTTTTGGTGAGAGATTCTATCATCCTACACCCCATTTGTTACATTTTTAGTTCATAGTCTCCCTATAACCTTTTATCACAcatgcatgcaagaaaatccatccttatacccatgaacccacttgGTAATTACTTATTCTAGtagga
Proteins encoded in this window:
- the LOC138870809 gene encoding uncharacterized protein, coding for MTGYAKFMKYLVTKKRSMNCETINITHQVSAIVPSMVPKLEDPDAFTIPCTIESADFAKALCDLGASINLMPYSFFKTLGIGQPRPTSMRLQMADRKMKRPLGIIDYMLVRVDKFIFTADFVILDCEVDYEVPIILGRPFLATVKALVDVEAGELIFRMGHEKVVFHVCKSMRQPNTNEVCSFVDLVTDVIIYETSAMVNVDDNLETVLLNLDDDEEKEGYVECVNALQGMGSYTYEPRNLS